One part of the Heptranchias perlo isolate sHepPer1 chromosome 10, sHepPer1.hap1, whole genome shotgun sequence genome encodes these proteins:
- the chga gene encoding chromogranin-A, translating into MIALGFFTFLLLANQVFSSPVPIEQSKADAKVMKCVVEVISDTLSKPSPLPVSQECMEALRGDERIISVLRHQNLLRELQELAAEGANEKALQKKQSNDYKDKLSAALRSHVDKKISSADKSYEIPAEEWQGSSAEIVGIKDKEEQDSVEGSQPNVSGHRFLDMQDTTTGSNSETTNSRDMPTEKKDATGDEPVKRGSTENESVAEQSQDQSRSEEHSTEESEQSEDEYTQEEEVDEDQIKESEEDEEEKHSRYDDSKDEELANGEEPSQEDRGDGETQEENRSQSEDSDHSEGDGKISEEEIKSNEDNRSHQNSEDEETEEDEYSNNSDEKDRLSEEEWVERKKWKKMGELAPEQNSRKHGEISDEDTAVLESGNPKPQNKHSNFQNSWGGRRSHSGEDIREKGKKKPIASYPVRKRLDVEDKKEKEEEGSANRKNEEQEAENLEEIESELEAMAQRLHKMREG; encoded by the exons ATGATAGCATTGGGATTTTTCACTTTTCTTTTACTTGCGAATCAAG TTTTCTCATCTCCTGTGCCCATTGAGCAATCGAAAGCCGACGCCAAG GTAATGAAATGTGTTGTCGAGGTCATCTCCGACACGCTGTCCAAACCCAGCCCTTTACCAGTCAGCCAGGAATGCATGGAGGCTCTCAGGGGAG ATGAGAGAATAATCTCAGTACTTCGACATCAAAATCTGTTACGAGAATTGCAAGAACTTGCTGCTGAAG GGGCCAATGAGAAGGCACTGCAAAAAAAGCAAAGCAACGATTACAAAGACAAGCTATCTGCTGCTCTCAGGAGTCACGTCGACAAAAAGATATCATCAGCAG ATAAATCATATGAGATCCCCGCAGAGGAATGGCAAGGATCATCTGCTGAGATAGTGGGAATAAAGGACAAGGAAGAGCAGGACAGCGTAGAGGGGTCACAGCCAAATGTAAGTGGACACCGCTTTCTGGACATGCAGGATACAACTACAGGCTCAAACAGCGAAACAACCAACAGTAGAGATATGCCGACAGAAAAGAAAGATGCAACGGGAGATGAGCCAGTAAAGCGTGGTTCCACTGAAAATGAATCTGTTGCGGAGCAGTCCCAGGATCAGAGCCGAAGTGAGGAGCATAGTACAGAGGAAAGTGAGCAAAGCGAAGATGAGTACACCCAGGAAGAGGAAGTGGATGAAGATCAAATcaaagagagtgaggaggacgaggaagaaAAACACAGCCGTTATGATGACAGTAAGGATGAGGAGCTAGCTAACGGTGAAGAACCTTCACAAGAAGATAGAGGCGATGGAGAAACACAGGAAGAGAACAGAAGCCAAAGTGAAGACAGTGACCATTCAGAGGGGGATGGGAAGATCTCAGAGGAAGAAATAAAGTCCAATGAGGATAACAGGAGCCACCAGAATTCAGAGGATGAAGAAACAGAGGAGGATGAATACTCAAATAATAGTGATGAAAAGGACAGGTTGTCTGAAGAAGAGTGGGTGGAGAGAAAAAAATGGAAGAAGATGGGTGAACTGGCCCCAGAGCAAAACTCAAGAAAACACGGAGAAATAAGCGATGAAGATACAGCTGTGTTAGAATCTGGAAATCCCAAACCACAGAACAAACATAGTAATTTCCAAAACTCGTGGGGAGGTAGAAGATCTCACTCTGGGGAAGATATCAGGGAGAAAGGGAAGAAGAAACCCATTGCATCATACCCGGTGCGAAAAAGGCTTGATGTGGAGGataagaaagagaaagaagaggAAGGAAGTGCCAATAGGAAAAATGAG GAGCAAGAAGCGGAGAACCTTGAAGAGATTGAAAGTGAACTGGAAGCCATGGCACAGAGGTTACACAAAATGCGTGAAGGTTAA